Genomic segment of Falco peregrinus isolate bFalPer1 chromosome 5, bFalPer1.pri, whole genome shotgun sequence:
AATGTGCGAGCACTCTATTTATGCACCTACTTCCAGTTGTTGCGTTCAGCAGAGGCCCAAAAGCTCATTGCTGGGGTTACACATGATGCCTTACAGTGTAATCTTGCTGTGCTCTTGCATTTTTATAAACTTGTTACAACgaaaataacttttcattaCAGCAACCTTAATCCTGACTTCTCCGGTAAGCATTTTACTGTATGTAACTGGTAACGAGTCACTGCCAAACTTACTGGACTTAGGTGGATTTTAATTGCAAGTTGAAAGTCAAGCTTTGTACCAgcttgcaaagcagcagcctgctgcttctgtctttctgtcctCAGTAAGCTATTCTATAAATGATACTATAAATACACTTGCTGGCTGTCTTTCTTGGCAGTCACCCACAGTGAGCGCGTGTTTCTCTCCCCTTACAGGAGTTTGTAAATCaatttcacttattttcttattcagcTTTCCCTTCCACCACACAATTAGCTAAAAAGATTTATTGGTTTAGGCTACTACATAAAGTAAAAGTGAAGCTGAAAGGATTAGGAATAAGCCTGGAAACTGTCACAGTTCAAGGGCTGATTTTTAAGTGCTGGTATTTTCCCTCTGGTAATAGAACGATACTGGTTTGTGGTGTGTTTGAACAGAGTGGGGTCTGTAGCTCCTGATCCTGCGGTCTTGATGGCAGTGTTCTTCATTCTTCAGTATCCTGAACTTTCTTAAGCCCCTTCAGTGGCAGGTGGGATTGAGGGTTTGAGTATCCTAAAGCTGAGGAGAGCACTTCTGGAACAGATGTTTGGATCACTGAACTTAGGCAGATAGTGAGGATTGCTGTTAGGGCTGGTGTTGAAAGAGCATTTGtggtttttcctttccccctcctgtAGGTCTTAGCTCATGGGTGGCCTGAGGTGGATTTTGTGCTCTGGAGAAAGCCCTTGTCAGTATGTGCTTGTGTTCCTGCTTGATCTAGTTCTTTGGTGGTGGTTCTATTTCAGAGCATTGGGTGAATTTGAACTCCCCTGATTCATGTGGCCCAGCAGAGCTCTTGGGAATGAGCGCAAGAAGTCCTGCTTGGAATTTACTTCTCAGGTTGCTGTGTGTTCCCTGCACAGCTTTAGCAATGACCAAAGAGCTCTGGTAGCTGCCAGGCCTTACTGTGCTGTGTGACCAAGACAGGAGTGTTGGTGAGTTGGTGGCTAGACAGAAGCAAACTTGCAGCAGGGGTGGCTCAGAGCAGCTGTAGCCCTTTGCAGACATCCCTGTGGGGTCAACGTGGCCCTTGGCTGTGTGAGGAGGGAGGTGATGTTCCATCCCCACTCTGTCTGATGATTGCCCTTTAATAACACAGCTTAATATCAGAGTATCTTAATACCAGGGTGAACCAAGGGTAGTGAAGGGCTACACTTGGTCCCAGTATCCCGTTTGGTCCTGTCAACTGAAACAGTGGGTACCTGACTGGGATAACTCAACTGGAAGAACACCAGAGCGATGGATGTAGCCTTTTCATAAACTTGCAGGGAGTTAACTGAGGtgtgggggctgtgctgggctgttgCTCTGCTGAAGCTGTTCTGGGGGTTTTATCTGGAGCCAGAAAAAGAGGCAGGAGACTGGTGATGGTCActgtaatatttcaaaataattttactttaaattttatttatatcttaaaaataaacatcagtATTAAAATATCAGTAAACCTGTGAGACCAAAGCAGTGAGTATGGCATACATAAGGAGTAGCATACTAGAGTGGCTGTGAGCATTGTGTATTAACTTCAGTGCAAAGCCGAAACGGGCACGCTGTGAGGGCAGTGGCATTTGCCCAGAACAAGTTTCTTGGGAGTGTTTCCTGGCTTAGTATAGCTCGGGCCAGGCCTTGGTGAGGCAAGATGGATGGTGGGGAAAACTGGGCCAAGGAGCAGCAGTGGGGGCTGTGACACACTTCGACCTCTGTGAAGGAATCAGAGCTGAGCTGGCTTCACGTGCAAAAGCCTCTTTCCTCTGGGGGTCCCTAATCCTTACCTTGTCCCCACCCTCCCTGGCGCACACACACTTGCACAGATGCACACACGTCCTCTGACATACACATCCACCTCCACAGGCCCTGGGCTCTCTGAGCTCttcctatcttttttttcctttttttttcctggagctATCCttggctgctcctctgccctcTGGGAAGGAAAGGTGGGCAGAGGGACTCAGCTGTGGGCTCTGATTGCCTTTGCAAAAAAACTTTCGCATTGCCAAAAAAACTGGCTATGAGACTGTTTGTTTGACATGGGAGATGCTCAGGAggcagctgctctcccagctccctgtgctgggTATTGGCTGGCCAGTCTCAGTCCCTAAATGCGTTCTTGGCTCCAGCCCCCAGTACCCAGAAGTCTTGCTCCCATTGAGCTAGTCAAGTCACCGAGTGATTTCACGTTGAACTCCATCTTTTTGACCaagaaatacaattattttttttttgctttgtgtgcatGTGCTAGAAAGAACTCAAGATttcagcaaggaaaggaaatgcCAGAAAAGAAGGGCAAGCATTTCAGTCTGGAAGTGCTCCCAGCCTGCATCTGAGGCAGCATTTAACCAGGGAGTTTGTGTCCCTTCTCCCATCACTGCATAGGACTCTCCTGCTGAGCACcgctcccctgccagcaccatCCAGGAGCTGaccctctccctcctgcagccctgctcgcTGTCACCAGCTCCGCTGCCTTCCCgcagctgctgcccagtgcTGGCTAAGAGCAGAAACCAGGTGCTGTTTctgctgggtttgttttcttgcGGTGGGTCCTGAGGTGGCACAGTTGcggtggggagcagaggggatgGGGCTGGCTTCCACGTGCTGTGTTTCTCACACTGAGGTCACTTGATGGAATGAGGTGGGCCACTTCCAGCACTGGAGACGGGCGAGTGAGGCCCAGGGATGGTGCGTGCTCCATTAACAGGAGGATTAAAGCATCTGCAGCTGCGGAGAGTGATTTGGCACACAAAGGAGTAGCAGGTGAGGGGACATAAATTactgcccagtgctgctggtggctggctggCACGCAGCTGGTCCCTGGCTGGATCCCAAGGTCGCTCTAATTTGGTTTCTTTGGGCTCCCAGGGCTCTTCGTGGTTGTCGGTGATGTCCCCTGCCACAGAGAGAGCACAGTCATGAAATGTCACCAGAGACCCCTTCAGCGACTCCTGCTCAGGGCTGGCCAGGCTGGTTCCCTGCTGCTGAGGACACACTGAGCGCATGGCACCGGGGACGCTCTGCTCTcgcccctgcagccccttcctgGGGAGCATTGTCTGTGTCCCAGCCCTGACCCTCCTACAGGGCCACCTGCCCACCATGCAGCTGAGCCGGTGGCGTGGTGCCACCCCAGTGGCTCTTGTTGGGGACAAGGCAGGTGGCCGGAGCCACGGTACTCACAGGCAGCTGCACCTTTGTGCCGTTGAGGTGGGCGTAGAGGAGCACAGCGATGTTGCTGTGCCCAGCCTCCAGCGCTATGGCGACGGCGTTGTTACCATCCtgaaaaaggaagggagagcGCTGGGAAGAGGTTTGGGGACAGGACATGGGGTGGGCAGCCATGCCCCGGCCCCAGCAGTGGAGGCTTACGCTGTCCACGACGGAGATGTCACAGGTgggctgagccagcagcagcttcactgTCTCTACCCGGCCGTGCTCGCAGGCGCACATCAGCGCGGTTGAGCCCTCCTCATCCTGCAGGTTCACGTCCGCTCCGCAGGCGAGCAGGGCTTCCACCATCTCCTGCCGGCCGTGGCTGACAGCCAGCATCAGCGCTGTCTGGCCAGCCTGCAAGGCAAGGGACACTGCCaagctgctcctgccctggctgtgccaccCCCTCTTCCCACTGCCCCGGGGAGGGACCGCCGCTGTCCGCAGCGCCCACGGGGTCTCTGAGCACCTCCCTGACTGGAGATGAGCCGTGGATGAGACCCGAGAGCCCTGAGGCCAGGCAGAAGTTGCTCCTAATGTGATGCCCTCCCCATGTACTGCCCCCTCAAGGTTTTGGAACCACAGTCCTGCCCTTGGAGCCAAGCATGGCCCTGGCCGTtgcttgggggtggggggaaagggtCAGGATGAGGTGGCCCCCAGCCTGCACCAACCTGGCTGGCCTTGGCGTTGACGTTGCCCATGCTGAAAAGCCTCCTGACCACGTTCATGTCGTCCTCCTGCTCGACGGCCGCCAGCGCTGCCAGCATGAGAGCGGTGTAGCCAGCTTTGTTCTGGTGGTCCACGTTACAGACCCCTGCGGGGATGGGCAGAGCCAAGGGGctcagggtgctgtggggcCAGTGGGAGGCACAGACTGAGTGACGCGTCTGGCTCCCACCCTGCACCACGGGCACAGACCTGCTGGTAGGtttcaccccccaccccacccccccgcccccattcAATCTGGGCTGGCGTGGCTGCCCACTCCCCCCTACCTGTGCACGGACACAGCCCAGGGGAGacccccccaccctgctgctggcacctgctCCCTATGCTTGGCATGGCCAGGATGGGATTCAGGCATGGAGCGGGATGGTGGCAGAGGGACGTTTCTGGAGCGGTGGCACTGACCTGTGTCCAGCAGCAGCCGCACGATGTGGAAGTTGGAGTGGGAGACGCTGTAGTGCAGGGCCGTGTTGCCGTTGCCGTCTGCCAGGTTCACCACATGGGCCAGGAGAGCTGGCGAGACCTCGGCAAAGGCCAGGAGGTGGTTGGCGACCGTGTCGGGGGTGGACACCTTCTGGCTGGACAGACGGAACCACTCCTGCAggaccaggctgctgctggcgaGCTGTGGGGGGGCGAGCGGCGCTGAGCCAGGACCATAgcaactccccccccccagcctctgcGTGACCTCCGGCAcccacccccctgctccagAGGGGACCGGGTGAAGGCAGGACCCTGAAACCCCGAAATCACGCTGGGATGGCCTGAGTCCATGTGGGTTTTGGGGTCCCTGGAGCAAAGGGGCTGTGTTGTGGGGGAAGGTTCAGAACTGGGCTTTGCTGACCCGTATTTGAGGGGGGCAAGCCctcccacccacagcaccccactTACCACCTCTTTGCTCTTGGTGGCACTGGGGTGGCCCAGGTGGGTCTTGACGATGAGGCATGCCTCCCGCATCCTGGGGCTCAGCTCAAACCTGGCGAGAGCACgagggtggctgggggggggcggggggctgcatCATCCCACCTAACCCACACAGGCAAGGGGTCTCCCCATGTCCCCCCGCGGAGGTTTAGCTCCGCTCCCCAATGCCCGTGAGCCTCCGGTGAGCTCCCCGGGGTGCaacatccagcccagcagctgcacccCCTGCTGAACCGAGCCTTACACGGGTGTGCTCAGGCCCCATTTACCCATTTTTAGGccgtttttttttccttttattgaaaAGTGCCATAAAGagctgttggtatttttttgttcccttCCAAACTATCTTCTCCAGCAAAGAGGCATCGGGGGCCTCAGGATCATCCTTTCCTTAGCAGAGCCAAGAATCTGGAAGGACTTTTTCCTGCCAAATGGTTTCTGCAGGAGCCCAGGGTGTTTTTCCCAGCGGCTGCTCTGAACCAGGGCAGACACCCCGAGTCGGCAGGGCCGGTGCCAGCCCGCGGCTCCCAGCTGCACAGGGCGACGGAGCCTTTCCCCTTGGCACTTACTTTTCCTTCACCACCGGGGTCTCCGGCAGGGTCCCACCAGCCCCCTCATGCTCCTGGCCTGGCTTGTGCTCGCCTTCCCCAACCTCCTCATCCGAGGTGTCCATGTCCCCAATCTCCTCGCTGTCAGAGCTGTCAGCTGAAGCCTTCTCAGAGGAGctgtctccttcctcctcctcctcgctggATGTGCTCTCGTACCTGCACAGAGGGAGGATGCTCAGCAGCAACACGGCACCTGGCTGGTCCCTTCCAGGTCCCCCCActgcagctgcccccagcccaggatggggatgctggggagggggcaggagaCCCTCAGCACATACTCCCCGTTCAGCACGCCCACAAACTGCAGGCTCTTCTTGCTGCCCTCGGCCTCGCTCCGGGGGGGACCGTCCCGCTTCTTCATGATGGACTTCAGGGCTCCTGGGGGCAGAGAGATAGGCGTTAGGGATCAGGCACCCCAAACCCCAGGGCAGGCATGGGAGGGCCACGGGCAGAGCCGAGGCAGCTGCTGTGACACAGGTAGCGTTGGCCCTGCAGACGCTGTCCCCAACAGGGTCCCCCTCTACCTTCCCACGGGAATATCCCAACCCAGATCTTGGTGTCAACCCCGGCGCCAACTCACCAGCCGCAGGGCTTGGTCCAGCTCCGCCATCCCGCACCAGGGACAGGTCCTGGCTGCTGTGCGTCGTCTCTGGCGTGGCTGCCCTGGGGTCCGGGCACTGGCACATACCCCCCATGGCTCCTGCGCCCTGTGCCGAGGGGCTGCTTGAGGCATCACCTGCCCTGGGATCCGGCTCCTCGCCCACCGGGACGGCACTGCCCACGTCGGTCTGGCTGCCCTTGTCTTCGCGCTGGGCAGCTGAATCAGGTCCGACCGCCACATCCCGCCCATCGGGGCGGCAGCCCACCCCGATGCAGCTGGTCGGTGGGCAGCACTCCACACCCGCCTCTGCCGTCTCTGGGGGGTCGCCGGCTGCCCGGCTCTGTGTCGCCACTGCCGCTTCCACCAGCGCCTCGGCCACCTGCGGCTTGGCTGTCACCTCCTTGTCCAGCCGCCCGTGGGGCCGGCGGGCGCACACCTCCAGccgcagctcctccagctcccgcGTGGCCTCCCGCAGGTGCCCCTCCATCAGGGCGATCACCTCCTTCTGGTGCCCCACcgtctgctgcagcagctccagctcccgcTCCACCTCGCTGGCCAGCCCCAGCGAGGACTCCAGCACCCAGACGCCCACGTCCCTGCGCTCCCTCACCCCACCGTCCGGCACGTCACCGCGGTAGTAGAAGACTGCATCGGTCATGGCCCGGTCCTCGCCCACCGCCACGGAGCGGCACGGCCTCTCGGCAGCCCTGGGGCTCCTGCCTGGCCAAGCCCTGCTGCCCCGCTCCGGCACGGCCAGCTTCTCCGTCAGCTTCCTCAGCTCCGCGATCTTGCTCGCTCGCCCCTTCGCTGGCTCTGCTTCGCTCTCTGGCCCACCTTGGGGTGGCTCCTCGCCCCCTGCCACCGCCTCGGAGCCAGGGGGGTGGCAAAAAGCCTCGCCGGGCACCACTGACAGCTTCTCCATCAGCTTTGCCTTCTCCTTCTTCAGCTCCGAGATCTGCATCTCCAGGAGGGGGATGGTTTTCACCTGCTCCTCCAGGTCccgcagctgctgcagggctgctgccatcTGCTCCCGCACGTGCTGCAGCGGAGCAGCACTGAGCCCCGCCGCCGGCGTGCTGTGCCCCGAGCTGGCAGGGCTCGCCcgtccccagcccccctggcCCTCGGCACCCACCGGCACCCAGGGGGACAGCTGACTGAGGGTGCCCAGCGGGCCACCGCGGGAGGGACCGCCAACATCCTGCAAatggccctgctcctgctccagcctccGGCTTGTTTCCAGCAAGGTCTTCTCCACCCGCGGGTTTCGCACGAGG
This window contains:
- the KANK3 gene encoding KN motif and ankyrin repeat domain-containing protein 3 isoform X1; its protein translation is MAQPAPLNQNLPDLGGPFLYRDQDDGEKSSYSVETPYGFLLDLDFLKYVDDIESGQTLKKVPLPRRVKGSRQPPSALRSPSSQASDWTSTESLASTASEEGRVALLLSPHRRAPPEPPNKPTSHPVSPPPPVRLLRPPTRKYLVRNPRVEKTLLETSRRLEQEQGHLQDVGGPSRGGPLGTLSQLSPWVPVGAEGQGGWGRASPASSGHSTPAAGLSAAPLQHVREQMAAALQQLRDLEEQVKTIPLLEMQISELKKEKAKLMEKLSVVPGEAFCHPPGSEAVAGGEEPPQGGPESEAEPAKGRASKIAELRKLTEKLAVPERGSRAWPGRSPRAAERPCRSVAVGEDRAMTDAVFYYRGDVPDGGVRERRDVGVWVLESSLGLASEVERELELLQQTVGHQKEVIALMEGHLREATRELEELRLEVCARRPHGRLDKEVTAKPQVAEALVEAAVATQSRAAGDPPETAEAGVECCPPTSCIGVGCRPDGRDVAVGPDSAAQREDKGSQTDVGSAVPVGEEPDPRAGDASSSPSAQGAGAMGGMCQCPDPRAATPETTHSSQDLSLVRDGGAGPSPAAGALKSIMKKRDGPPRSEAEGSKKSLQFVGVLNGEYESTSSEEEEEGDSSSEKASADSSDSEEIGDMDTSDEEVGEGEHKPGQEHEGAGGTLPETPVVKEKFELSPRMREACLIVKTHLGHPSATKSKEVLASSSLVLQEWFRLSSQKVSTPDTVANHLLAFAEVSPALLAHVVNLADGNGNTALHYSVSHSNFHIVRLLLDTGVCNVDHQNKAGYTALMLAALAAVEQEDDMNVVRRLFSMGNVNAKASQAGQTALMLAVSHGRQEMVEALLACGADVNLQDEEGSTALMCACEHGRVETVKLLLAQPTCDISVVDSDGNNAVAIALEAGHSNIAVLLYAHLNGTKVQLPGTSPTTTKSPGSPKKPN
- the KANK3 gene encoding KN motif and ankyrin repeat domain-containing protein 3 isoform X2; translation: MAQPAPLNQNLPDLGGPFLYRDQDDGEKSSYSVETPYGFLLDLDFLKYVDDIESGQTLKKVPLPRRVKGSRQPPSALRSPSSQASDWTSTESLASTASEEGRVALLLSPHRRAPPEPPNKPTSHPVSPPPPVRLLRPPTRKYLVRNPRVEKTLLETSRRLEQEQGHLQDVGGPSRGGPLGTLSQLSPWVPVGAEGQGGWGRASPASSGHSTPAAGLSAAPLQHVREQMAAALQQLRDLEEQVKTIPLLEMQISELKKEKAKLMEKLSVVPGEAFCHPPGSEAVAGGEEPPQGGPESEAEPAKGRASKIAELRKLTEKLAVPERGSRAWPGRSPRAAERPCRSVAVGEDRAMTDAVFYYRGDVPDGGVRERRDVGVWVLESSLGLASEVERELELLQQTVGHQKEVIALMEGHLREATRELEELRLEVCARRPHGRLDKEVTAKPQVAEALVEAAVATQSRAAGDPPETAEAGVECCPPTSCIGVGCRPDGRDVAVGPDSAAQREDKGSQTDVGSAVPVGEEPDPRAGDASSSPSAQGAGAMGGMCQCPDPRAATPETTHSSQDLSLVRDGGAGPSPAAGALKSIMKKRDGPPRSEAEGSKKSLQFVGVLNGEYESTSSEEEEEGDSSSEKASADSSDSEEIGDMDTSDEEVGEGEHKPGQEHEGAGGTLPETPVVKEKFELSPRMREACLIVKTHLGHPSATKSKEVLASSSLVLQEWFRLSSQKVSTPDTVANHLLAFAEVSPALLAHVVNLADGNGNTALHYSVSHSNFHIVRLLLDTGVCNVDHQNKAGYTALMLAALAAVEQEDDMNVVRRLFSMGNVNAKASQAGQTALMLAVSHGRQEMVEALLACGADVNLQDEEGSTALMCACEHGRVETVKLLLAQPTCDISVVDSDGNNAVAIALEAGHSNIAVLLYAHLNGTKGTSPTTTKSPGSPKKPN